ATCGACGAATTCGTAGCCGAGCCCAGTTACCGCCTGCTCGATCAGTTCCGCAACACTCATCCCAGCAACACACTTCCGGATGTACAAATAAAAAATGGGCTGACCGCCCATCGAAAAACGCCGGCAGGGCCAGCGCAACAAGCCGAGGAGTGTAACAGAGGCCATCCATCCCCTCAAGCTGCAAGGATGGACGGCCCCGCCCAACGGTGGTATGTCGTCAGGCCTCTCCGCCGCCTGCCGCAGGCTTGGCCGACGGGCGGCGACGGCGTCGCGGCGCCCGCTTGCGCGCCGGCGCATCGCCCTCGCCACCCTGCGGCGACGGTGCGCCCTGTTGCGGCGCAGCGCGATTGCCTCCCTCACCCGCTTCGCGGGGTTTGCGCGGACCGCGGCGACGGCCGCGCTTGGGCGACGTCGGCGCCTCGCCGTCAACCGGCGGCCGGGCTTCTTCCGCCGGGCCCTTGCGCTGCTTGCCCTTGGCCGGCACCACCGACAACAACTTCTCGACCTGTTCCGCCTTCAGCTCCTCCGACTTGCCGCGCGCCAGACGTCGCGGCAGCTCGAACGGACCATAGCGCACGCGCATCAGGCGGCTCACGGTCAGACCGATAGCCTCGAACATGCGGCGAACCTCGCGGTTGCGGCCTTCGGACAGCGTGACGCGGTACCAGTGGTTCGAACCCTCGCCGCCACCGTCAGCCAGCGAGTTGAACTTGGCGATGCCATCTTCGAGCTCGATGCCCTCGGTCAGCTTCTTCGACTGTTCCGGCGTGAGCTCCCCGATCAGCCGCACCGCGTACTCGCGTTCGAGCTCGTAGCTCGGGTGCATCAGCTTGTTGGCCAGCTCACCGCTGGTGGTGAACACCAGAAGGCCCGACGTATTGAAGTCGAGGCGACCTACCGCGATCCACCGGCCGCCGCCTACCTTGGGCAGCTTGTCGAACACGGACGGACGCCCCTCCGGGTCGTCGCGCGACACGATTTCGCCTTCCGGCTTGTGGTAGATGAGCACGCGCGGGGCACGCTGGGCGAAGTGGATGTGGATCAGCTTGCCATTGACGCGGACCTTGTCCTCCGGCCCGACGCGCTGCCCCACGTGCGCCGGCAGCGAATTGACGCTGATGCGGCCGGCGATGATCCAGTCTTCCAGTTCGCGGCGCGAGCCCAGGCCCATGTCGGCCAGCATCTTGTGCAGCTTCTGCGGCTCGTTGAACACCACCGGGCCGCGCCGCTTGTTCTTGCTGTCCTGCGAGCGGTAATTGGCCACATTGCCATTGACCTCGCCGCCGGCGCCCGGTCTGCGTCTACCTTGCATCATTGAATTCC
The window above is part of the Methyloversatilis discipulorum genome. Proteins encoded here:
- the rluB gene encoding 23S rRNA pseudouridine(2605) synthase RluB; its protein translation is MMQGRRRPGAGGEVNGNVANYRSQDSKNKRRGPVVFNEPQKLHKMLADMGLGSRRELEDWIIAGRISVNSLPAHVGQRVGPEDKVRVNGKLIHIHFAQRAPRVLIYHKPEGEIVSRDDPEGRPSVFDKLPKVGGGRWIAVGRLDFNTSGLLVFTTSGELANKLMHPSYELEREYAVRLIGELTPEQSKKLTEGIELEDGIAKFNSLADGGGEGSNHWYRVTLSEGRNREVRRMFEAIGLTVSRLMRVRYGPFELPRRLARGKSEELKAEQVEKLLSVVPAKGKQRKGPAEEARPPVDGEAPTSPKRGRRRGPRKPREAGEGGNRAAPQQGAPSPQGGEGDAPARKRAPRRRRRPSAKPAAGGGEA